CCAACCCGCCAAGCCAATAATTCGAACCTCGCAATGCTAAGCTTGACGCGGCCTGTTTACCCCTCACAGTAAAACAACATCTTCAACTTGTTTCAACTCTGTCGAAGCGACAATGGACAAACTGATCTCAACCGACGAGAGTCAACTGGAACCTCTCTGCTCTGGatgggcggcgagggacaTCAGAGTTCTTCCCCCAAGTTCATCGGAGTTCTTCCCCCAAGTTCATCGCCATCAGCGGCTCTGTGGCACTTGGCTTAGTGTTGATGGCACCCACTGCATGGTTGGCGGTTATTTATTTCACATCACTTGCCTGGATGGAGCAGCTACTTTATGATGTTGGGGTTTCCCCAAAGTGATAGCCTGGATATTTTTCCCGTCGAGGTGCCTTGCAAGGAACTGTTGTGGGCCGATTCATATCTTGACAAAATCTTGTGGTTGGGCTAAACGGAGAACAACGCGAGTCACGATGCCTCCCAGTATATGTACCCAGCAGATGATATGTACACGTCTCATGTCACTTAATATGCCTTCATTACACCCTACTCGATGCAAACCTTCCCTTCAAAGAAGCTTCCATCCCAagcctcaaccacctcctcagcaaccaaCCGGTTAATCTCAATCCCCGGGTGGTAATCATTAAACCACAAGCACGAAACCCCATTTCCATTCCAGCACTTGGCATCCGGCGAGCCATACTCAGTCGGGTTATCCAACGCCTCATTGAAGGCAACCCCCGTGTCGACAATCTTGATCACCGACCCAGCATTCGCTGCCTGGAAAGTCGCGGCCCGGGAAGCGATAGCAGCGTTGTACTTGGCGATAGCGGCAGCCTCGGTTTCCTGAGCCCACTCTGTCTCCTCAACCATGACAGGAGTGCGATGAATCGCTTTTCATAAAGTCAGCACGAAATTCTCCGAAGGAACAGGAAAAAGGAAAGCTTACGCGGCACACCCAAAGCAACAAACTGCCTCGCCCCCGCATCATACAACACCTGCAGCTGCCCAAAATACGTATCCATAATCTCGCTCAGCAGCTGGTCAtactcctccttccaccAGCTGTTCCCCACGTCGTTCACGCCGATCCAGATGCCGAAGAGAGCGTTCTCTGCTGTCCAGGGGGCGTAGGATGGCttggtggcgatggtgtcGGTGAACTGCTGGACTTGGTCGATCAAGCTCAGGACGTCCTCTCTCCAGGGCTGGACGAgggtggcgttggtggtggcgccgCCGTAGGCGAAGTTgtaggtgaggagggtggaggcgTTGTactgggaggtgaggaagccAACCCAGTTTAGGCCGCCGGAGGCTGTCCAGccggggaggggtgggttgccaaaggggttggagggggagggtttggtggagagggggtcgAAGCCTGTTTGGGAGTAGGAGTCGCCGCTGAGGGGTGGTGTTAATCTTCATCGAGCTGGAAGGGGGCAACAGGGACAACATGGAGGAGCTTACAAGTTGATGAAGTacttggcggtggaggttgggctGGAGGATGGGGCGGCACTTGTGCTGGTCGACTGGACagagctggtgctggtgctggtggtagGGATGACTGTCGGGGCGGCAGTGGTGCTTGTTGTCTGAGAGCCTGGCACACACTGGTCTTGATGGTTGTCAGTCGCAATGCTATGGGAGCTATCTGTTGTCAGGAACAGGATTGGGAGACGTACGATACCAGTCGTTGTAAGCCGTGCAAACAGCACCAGAAACGCACACCTTCGACCCTTGATATCCAATCCCACCACACTGTCCCCAAAGATTCACAGCATTTTGACGTCTAGTAACAGCAGCTAACCCGGGCGCCGCACTCAACAGAGCCACCAAACCGGCCTTGACAATTTGACCACCCATTATTTATTCGGTTCTCAACAGGGGACAGAGAAGATGAGGCTCGAACTGAGATGAGATCAGCTGGAGAACAACAGGATCCTGATCAAAGCAACAACGGGAGATCGCACCTTATATTAACTCTTTCCCGCCTTGTCATTCTCCCAAATATGGCCTGGTTCCGGCTCGCCGGGCTCATGGTGGTAAAAACACTCCATCGCACGTGTTCGGCTGTGGGAAGGGTGTAAAATGATTGGTGGATTCATGCTGAGCAAGGGGTAAAGTGGAGGTCCCGAATGCaggagggcggagggagaagatgcgGAATACCACCCCGAACAGCCGAATGTCTTGAAAACACGAGGTGATGTTGCCATGGAGAGgcggacggtggaggaggcagcTCCATCAGGGTAAGGTAGTAGGCTAAAGTTTGCTTCCCGAGGTTATCAACAGGGATCCAAACTTGGTTCGGGACCAGCGGTGCATGGCCGGCCGAGATATTGTGAATCTTTGAGTTTGACGACCTGTACGTCAGACATATTAGGAGATCATGTCTCCAGTCCGGTCTGGACACTCCTGATGAACTTCGAACACAGCATTTTTGGCTGCAACTACAGTTTTATAAGACCGTACGCTCATgcaccaacaaccctcaGATCTTTCTttcaccacatcaacacaagATCGATCCCGTTGATCGCGAGCGCGCACATCAGAACCCTGCTGCAAAGGAAACGAATGGCTTCCAGCAAACAACAATGATTCCTACAGGCCATCAGCAGGGGACTTTTACCCTTTTGGTTTCGTGCGTCGATTATTGCACCATGTGCCAACAGCTTTTGAAATAGACGCTTTCGAGTGATACCGCCAAACCTCAACTTGTCATGTACTATCTAGCGACAAGTCCGACATCGAACTGCTTGAAGAGAGGCGGCTCATTGGTGgacttgttgaagaagccgtTTCTGACTCCTCAGTATAAATCTCGCAGGCAATGTGAGGTGGTACATTTCCGGCCGAGTCTGCCAAGTTGATGTCTGGGCCTCTCCTAAGGAGCAAATCCAGGATGGACTGGACGTTTCTCCAAGGCCATCGTGAGCGTGACTCTACCAAATGTTTCCGAATAACTTGATGCAGTAAAGGAGCACGAAGTGATGGCAGCTCCTAATCATATTTCATGGGGTCGATATCGGCTCCAAAGTCAAGCAAGACACGGATGATTGAGTCATTTACTGACCCAAGCCAGTCTATCACCTTCTAAATAGTGTATTCTAATGGAGTGCGAGCAAAGGTTCTCTTGGTGACGTCCGCACCGGCCATCAGGAGGAAAACCAGACTCCAAAAAACTCTGTGCTGAATTGCAATCCATAGAGTTCCACTGTTCGATAGATCGCTATCATGATCACGCAGAAACTTTATCGAGCTCTTTCCAAAAGCATCAATCCATATCCTGGCCGAAGAAGCCGATGCCGCAGAGCGTGGAAAATGTCCTTAACAATTCCGAGATCATCACCGCAGCAGGCCGACCTCCCATTCTCCGAACTCAACCTGGCACAGTACTAGTATTTGACCCAACTAACAAGACGCTGCCAACGCCGCCCGTCATGACGACCAAAAATGGCAACTTCAGCACCACCAGGGAAACGGTCTACGCCGACCAACCACCCTACCCAGCGCCCTTTATCTGGGCCGGTTCCATGACGGCTATCGTTTATCTTACACAGCACGTGGTTTTCCCTCCATATGTCGTGGATGTatttggggttgaggagccGAACAATGAAGTTGCACTCGGAGGAACAGTCGTCTGGGCAAAGGGAGAAGTGAAGCCTCAGCAGACTTTCACTTATCTCGAGATCAACTTCACCGCCGGCATCGTTAACCCTGCTACAAGCACATACGTGAAGCAGAATGTCATTGAAGCGGATGACAACGACCTGGACGGAAAAGATATTGTGGAAGGGCGATGGGTTAGAGAGGCACTATATCTGACTTCCGATATCATGTCCTGTTTGGCCATTTCGAACTCAACTGGAATATCCTCATCGCAGAGCTTGGAGAATTACACCGAAACCATGATTCGGTTCTCGTACATGGCAGCCTGGAGTCTGCTGCAGAGGAGCTATGAGCCGAACAGCACACCACTCACCGTGGATTTGTACGAGGCGAGGATACAGGCTGTTGTTTCACAGTGGAGGGTCATCAGTTGGCTCGGGATTAATGTGGCCTTTTCACTGTCTTGGATCACGGTCACAGTATTAATGAAAAGGAGCATAGAGTTGGCGGGGGTTGACAC
The sequence above is a segment of the Podospora pseudoanserina strain CBS 124.78 chromosome 5, whole genome shotgun sequence genome. Coding sequences within it:
- the AES1 gene encoding hormone-sensitive lipase HSL (CAZy:CE16; EggNog:ENOG503P02M; COG:S; antiSMASH:Cluster_15), whose amino-acid sequence is MGGQIVKAGLVALLSAAPGLAAVTRRQNAVNLWGQCGGIGYQGSKVCVSGAVCTAYNDWYHQCVPGSQTTSTTAAPTVIPTTSTSTSSVQSTSTSAAPSSSPTSTAKYFINFGDSYSQTGFDPLSTKPSPSNPFGNPPLPGWTASGGLNWVGFLTSQYNASTLLTYNFAYGGATTNATLVQPWREDVLSLIDQVQQFTDTIATKPSYAPWTAENALFGIWIGVNDVGNSWWKEEYDQLLSEIMDTYFGQLQVLYDAGARQFVALGVPPIHRTPVMVEETEWAQETEAAAIAKYNAAIASRAATFQAANAGSVIKIVDTGVAFNEALDNPTEYGSPDAKCWNGNGVSCLWFNDYHPGIEINRLVAEEVVEAWDGSFFEGKVCIE
- a CDS encoding hypothetical protein (EggNog:ENOG503PEI7; antiSMASH:Cluster_15); amino-acid sequence: MPQSVENVLNNSEIITAAGRPPILRTQPGTVLVFDPTNKTLPTPPVMTTKNGNFSTTRETVYADQPPYPAPFIWAGSMTAIVYLTQHVVFPPYVVDVFGVEEPNNEVALGGTVVWAKGEVKPQQTFTYLEINFTAGIVNPATSTYVKQNVIEADDNDLDGKDIVEGRWVREALYLTSDIMSCLAISNSTGISSSQSLENYTETMIRFSYMAAWSLLQRSYEPNSTPLTVDLYEARIQAVVSQWRVISWLGINVAFSLSWITVTVLMKRSIELAGVDTVPDFILRLYTHFEHLAQQENT